A genomic region of Friedmanniella luteola contains the following coding sequences:
- a CDS encoding peptidase translates to MEGRPSSIEVAPLQSDGVLYGFLLSGRWPQDTVEWAKFLVLAVQMAAVPGLVPVSTVFRVREELPEQPQAGAVGLVVAEGQLIGDHPLRPGLFAAAQPPGLLVLHPPSSTLGSVPEYDVASGCVFLPGLPHLGLDHRAAWVEADVDGTITQLVSRNGINPQSNADTAALAMLLAA, encoded by the coding sequence ATGGAGGGTCGCCCGTCCTCGATCGAGGTCGCACCGCTGCAGTCGGACGGGGTCCTCTACGGGTTCCTGCTGAGCGGCCGCTGGCCGCAGGACACCGTGGAGTGGGCCAAGTTCCTGGTCCTCGCGGTGCAGATGGCGGCCGTGCCGGGGCTGGTGCCGGTCAGCACCGTCTTCCGGGTCCGCGAGGAGCTGCCCGAGCAGCCGCAGGCGGGGGCCGTCGGGCTCGTCGTCGCCGAGGGGCAGCTGATCGGGGACCACCCGCTGCGGCCGGGGCTGTTCGCCGCCGCCCAGCCACCCGGGCTGCTGGTGCTGCACCCGCCGTCCAGCACCCTGGGCTCGGTGCCGGAGTACGACGTGGCCTCGGGCTGCGTGTTCCTCCCGGGCCTGCCGCACCTCGGCCTGGACCACCGCGCCGCCTGGGTGGAGGCCGACGTCGACGGCACGATCACCCAGCTGGTGAGCCGCAACGGCATCAACCCGCAGAGCAACGCCGACACCGCGGCGCTGGCCATGCTGCTCGCCGCCTGA